The genomic interval GCGAAGTCCTTGATGTGGACGCCGCCGGAGGAGCTGGACTGGTCGATGAAGCGCGAGGTGTGCACGACCGAGTACCACTGGCCGGCGCCCTGGAGCGTCACGTTCTGCACACCGCTGAGGGAGGAGGTGAGGCGGTAGTCGCCCGGCGGGATCCACACCACTCCCCCTTGCGCGGCGGAGATGGCGTCGCGGAAGGCCTGGGTGGAGTCGCCCGAGCCGCTGGGGTCGGCGCCCTTGGAGACCACGGACACCGAACCGGCGGGCTGCGCGGCGGCCCCGGCGACCTGCTCGAAGTCGGCGACGTCGACGGTGACTTGGGTGCCCGTCGACACGAACGCGACCTTGTCGCCCTGCTGCACGTTCTGGCCGAGCAGGAGCCGGGAGTTGTCGAAGAAGTGGTGCGTCTTGGCGCCCGCGATCCAACTCGTGTCCACATACGAGTACTTGGACGTGACGGCGAGCGTCTTGCTGATCTTGACGCCGTTGACGTACACGTCCAGGCTGCCGCTCTGGCCGTCCGGGACGTTGTAAGACACGTTCACGGCGTTGGCCGCGCGCGGCACGGTGAACTCGACCCGCTGCCCGGAGGTGAGCCGTACGGCCTGCCGTCCGGAGGCCTCGGAGGCGACGGTCCCCTGGGTGTAGTCGGGGCCGATCCTGGTCCCCGTCGTGGTGGCCGACTCGGCCTCGACCGAGGCGAAGGGGAGGGAGGCGCCCGAGGCCGCGTGGGCGGCGGCGGGGGTCAGGGCGACGAGCGTGCCGGCGGCGAGCGCGACGGCCGTACCGATGATTGGCATGCGCCTGACAGAACGGAAGGTGGTGCTGTGCATGTGCTGATCCCTTCGAGGTGGGGGTGCGGGGATAGCGGATGCAGGGTGACGGCCGATGACCGCGGGGCTATGCGGTGTGCAGCCAGGCGGCCGTGTCCCGCGGCAGGCGTCCCTGGTCGTCCAGGGGGCCGCTGGTCAGCAGGAGTCGGGTGTGCGAGGGGAGGTCGGCGGGTGCGTCGGCGAGGTTGACCACGCAGATCACACCCTCCGCACGGGCGAAGGCGAGGACGCCGTCGGGGGCGGGCAGCCAGGTGAGGGGGCCGTCACCGAAGACCGGCCGGAGGCGGATCGCGTCGCGGTAGAGGTTGAGCATGGAGTCGACGGTCCGCTGTTGACGGTCGACCGCATACAATGTCCAGCCGACCGGCTGCGGCAGCCACGGCTCACCGCGCGAACCGAAGCCCGCGTACGGTGCTCCCTCGACCCAGGGCAGCGGCACCCGGCAGCCGTCGCGGCCGGGGTCGGTGCCACCGGACCGGAGGTACATCGGATCCTGTATGCGGTCGACGGGCAGCTCGACCTCGGGCAGCCCCAGCTCCTCCCCCTGGTAGAGGTAGACCACTCCGGGCAGGGCCAGCGAGAGCAGGGCGGCTGCCCGTGCGCGCCGGGTGCCGAGGGCGAGGTCGGTCGGGGTGCCGAAGGCCTTGGTGGCGAAGTCGAAGCCGGTGTCGGCGCGGCCGTAGCGGGTGACCGTACGGGTCACGTCGTGGTTGCACAGGACCCAGGTGGCGGGCGCGCCGATCGGGGCGTGCTCGGCGAGGGTCTCGTCGATCGAGGCACGCAGCCGCTCCGGGTCCCAAGGGCAGGACAGGAAGGCGAAGTTGAAGGCGGTGTGCAGTTCGTCGGGGCGCAGGTAGCGGGCGAAGCGTTCGGTGTCGGGGAGCCAGACCTCGCCGACGAAGACGGCGCCGTACTCGTCGGCGACGGCCCGCCAGGAGCGGTAGATGTCGTGGAGTTCGTCGCGGTCGACGAAGGGGTTGGGGTCGCGGCCCTCGACGAAGTCGGGCAGGGCGGGGTCCTTGGCGAGCAGCGCCGCCGAGTCGATGCGGACGCCCTCGACACCGCGCTCGAACCAGAACCGCAGGATGTCCTCGTGCTCCTGACGCACCGCCGGGTGGGCCCAGTTGAGGTCGGGCTGTTCGGGGGTGAACAGGTGGAGGTACCAGTCGCCGTCGGGGAGGCGGGTCCACACGGGTTCGGTGGAGCCGGCGAACTGCGACGGCCAGTCGTTGGGCGGGAGTTCACCGTGTGCGCCGCGTCCCGGGCGGAAGTGGAACAGGTCGCGCTCGGGGCCGCCGGCGAGGGCGGCACGGAACCACGGGTGCTGGTCGGAGACGTGGTTCGGCACGATGTCGACGATCGTGCGGATCCCCAACTCCCGTGCCTCGGCGATGAGTTTCTCCGCCTCGGCGAGCGAGCCGAAGGCCGGGTCGATGGCGCGGTAGTCGGCGACGTCGTAGCCGCCGTCCTTCATCGGTGACAGGTACCAGGGGTTGAACCACAGGGCGTCCACGCCGAGTTCGGCGAGATACGGCAGTCGGGAGCGGACGCCCGCGAGGTCGCCGGTGCCGTCGCCGTCGCCGTCCGCGAAGCTGCGGACGTAGACCTGGTAGATGACGGCGGAGCGCCACCAGTCGTCCTGGCTCTGGGCAGGGGTGGGCTGTCCCACGGTGCTGGCCTTTCTGTCGGGGGCGTCGAAGGGGGCGGTGTCAGCCCTTCGTGCTGCCCGCGCTGATCCCGGCGATGATGTGCCGCTGGAAGACCAGGAACATCGCGACCATGGGGATGCTCGCGATCACCATCGCGGCGATGAGCACGGTCAGTTGGATGTTCTGGGACAGCTGGACGAGTGCCACGCTGATCGGCTGTTTGTCGGTGTCGGAGAAGACCATCAGCGGCCACAGGAAGTCCTGCCAGACGGCGACGAGCGCGAAGATCGACACGACGCCGAGCACGGGCCGGGACATGGGCAGCACGATGGACCACAGGATGCGGAGTTTCCCGGCGCCGTCGATCTCGGCGGCCTCCATGACGTCGCGCGGGAGCTGGTCGAAGAACCGCTTGAGGA from Streptomyces sp. NBC_01288 carries:
- a CDS encoding glycoside hydrolase family 13 protein; translation: MGQPTPAQSQDDWWRSAVIYQVYVRSFADGDGDGTGDLAGVRSRLPYLAELGVDALWFNPWYLSPMKDGGYDVADYRAIDPAFGSLAEAEKLIAEARELGIRTIVDIVPNHVSDQHPWFRAALAGGPERDLFHFRPGRGAHGELPPNDWPSQFAGSTEPVWTRLPDGDWYLHLFTPEQPDLNWAHPAVRQEHEDILRFWFERGVEGVRIDSAALLAKDPALPDFVEGRDPNPFVDRDELHDIYRSWRAVADEYGAVFVGEVWLPDTERFARYLRPDELHTAFNFAFLSCPWDPERLRASIDETLAEHAPIGAPATWVLCNHDVTRTVTRYGRADTGFDFATKAFGTPTDLALGTRRARAAALLSLALPGVVYLYQGEELGLPEVELPVDRIQDPMYLRSGGTDPGRDGCRVPLPWVEGAPYAGFGSRGEPWLPQPVGWTLYAVDRQQRTVDSMLNLYRDAIRLRPVFGDGPLTWLPAPDGVLAFARAEGVICVVNLADAPADLPSHTRLLLTSGPLDDQGRLPRDTAAWLHTA